Proteins encoded together in one Chrysemys picta bellii isolate R12L10 chromosome 22, ASM1138683v2, whole genome shotgun sequence window:
- the MYG1 gene encoding MYG1 exonuclease isoform X2 translates to MGFGLRAARLLLRSRPMPGPGPKRPRSAMAPRIGTHNGTFHCDEDAEIIRTREPQLLSECNVVVDVGGEYDPQKHRYDHHQRSFAQSMHCLRPDKPWKTKLSSAGLVYFHFGSQILASLLGLKEEDPVVQALYDKLYENFVEEIDAIDNGIAQWDGEPRYAMTTNLSARVGYLNPRWNDKDQDTEAGFKKAMELVGREFLDRLDYYHRAWLPARTLVEEAIQKRFKVDLSGEILVFSQGGCPWKEHLFSLESELGVEKPIKFVLYADQNGQWRVQCVPAGLHTFQNRLSLPEEWRGVRDEALSQLSGIPGCVFVHASGFIGGNRTQEGALRMAQSALARQTGPDAPSS, encoded by the exons ATGGGGTTCGGGCTTCGCGCGGCCCGGCTGCTGCTCCGATCCCGCCCTATGCCGGGCCCCGGCCCCAAGCGGCCCCGCAGCGCCATGGCCCCGCGCATCGGCACCCACAACGGCACCTTCCACTGCGACGAG gatgcAGAGATCATCCGGAcacgggagccccagctgctgtccGAGTGCAACGTGGTGGTGGATGTGGGTGGCGAGTACGACCCTCAGAAACACCGGTACGATCATCACCAGAG GTCCTTTGCACAGTCCATGCACTGCCTGAGGCCCGACAAGCCCTGGAAAACCAAGCTGAGCAGTGCGGGGCTGGTGTATTTCCATTTTGGCTCCCAGATCCTGGCCAGCCTGCTGGGgctgaaggaggaggatccggtagTGCAGGCGCTGTACGATAAG CTGTACGAGAACTTTGTGGAGGAGATCGACGCCATCGACAACGGCATCGCCCAGTGGGACGGGGAGCCTCGCTACGCCATGACCACCAACCTCAGCGCCAGGGTGGGCTACCTCAACCCCCGCTGGAATGACAAGGACCAGGACACGGAG GCCGGGTTCAAGAAGGCGATGGAGCTGGTGGGCCGGGAGTTCCTGGACCGTCTCGATTACTACCACCGCGCATGGCTGCCGGCTCGCACGCTGGTGGAGGAAGCCATTCAGAAGCGCTTCAAG GTGGACCTCAGTGGCGAGATCCTTGTGTTCTCCCAGGGCGGCTGCCCCTGGAAGGAGCATCTCTTCAGCCTGGAgtcggagctgggggtggagaaACCCATCAAGTTCGTCTTGTACGCAGATCAGAACGGCCAGTGGCGAGTACAGTGCGTCCCCGCCGGGCTCCACACCTTCCAGAACCG GCTGTCCCTGCCGGAGGAGTGGCGCGGAGTCCGGGATGAGGCGCTCTCCCAGCTCAGCGGCATCCCGGGCTGCGTTTTCGTGCACGCCAGCGGCTTCATCGGCGGCAACCGGACCCAGGAAGGGGCGCTGCGAATGGCTCAGAGCGCGCTGGCTCGGCAGACTGGCCCTGACGCACCGAGCAGCTGA
- the MYG1 gene encoding MYG1 exonuclease isoform X1, which produces MGFGLRAARLLLRSRPMPGPGPKRPRSAMAPRIGTHNGTFHCDEVLACYLLRLLPQYRDAEIIRTREPQLLSECNVVVDVGGEYDPQKHRYDHHQRSFAQSMHCLRPDKPWKTKLSSAGLVYFHFGSQILASLLGLKEEDPVVQALYDKLYENFVEEIDAIDNGIAQWDGEPRYAMTTNLSARVGYLNPRWNDKDQDTEAGFKKAMELVGREFLDRLDYYHRAWLPARTLVEEAIQKRFKVDLSGEILVFSQGGCPWKEHLFSLESELGVEKPIKFVLYADQNGQWRVQCVPAGLHTFQNRLSLPEEWRGVRDEALSQLSGIPGCVFVHASGFIGGNRTQEGALRMAQSALARQTGPDAPSS; this is translated from the exons ATGGGGTTCGGGCTTCGCGCGGCCCGGCTGCTGCTCCGATCCCGCCCTATGCCGGGCCCCGGCCCCAAGCGGCCCCGCAGCGCCATGGCCCCGCGCATCGGCACCCACAACGGCACCTTCCACTGCGACGAGGTGCTGGCCTGCTACCTGCTGCGGCTGCTGCCCCAGTACCGG gatgcAGAGATCATCCGGAcacgggagccccagctgctgtccGAGTGCAACGTGGTGGTGGATGTGGGTGGCGAGTACGACCCTCAGAAACACCGGTACGATCATCACCAGAG GTCCTTTGCACAGTCCATGCACTGCCTGAGGCCCGACAAGCCCTGGAAAACCAAGCTGAGCAGTGCGGGGCTGGTGTATTTCCATTTTGGCTCCCAGATCCTGGCCAGCCTGCTGGGgctgaaggaggaggatccggtagTGCAGGCGCTGTACGATAAG CTGTACGAGAACTTTGTGGAGGAGATCGACGCCATCGACAACGGCATCGCCCAGTGGGACGGGGAGCCTCGCTACGCCATGACCACCAACCTCAGCGCCAGGGTGGGCTACCTCAACCCCCGCTGGAATGACAAGGACCAGGACACGGAG GCCGGGTTCAAGAAGGCGATGGAGCTGGTGGGCCGGGAGTTCCTGGACCGTCTCGATTACTACCACCGCGCATGGCTGCCGGCTCGCACGCTGGTGGAGGAAGCCATTCAGAAGCGCTTCAAG GTGGACCTCAGTGGCGAGATCCTTGTGTTCTCCCAGGGCGGCTGCCCCTGGAAGGAGCATCTCTTCAGCCTGGAgtcggagctgggggtggagaaACCCATCAAGTTCGTCTTGTACGCAGATCAGAACGGCCAGTGGCGAGTACAGTGCGTCCCCGCCGGGCTCCACACCTTCCAGAACCG GCTGTCCCTGCCGGAGGAGTGGCGCGGAGTCCGGGATGAGGCGCTCTCCCAGCTCAGCGGCATCCCGGGCTGCGTTTTCGTGCACGCCAGCGGCTTCATCGGCGGCAACCGGACCCAGGAAGGGGCGCTGCGAATGGCTCAGAGCGCGCTGGCTCGGCAGACTGGCCCTGACGCACCGAGCAGCTGA